In a genomic window of Aquila chrysaetos chrysaetos chromosome Z, bAquChr1.4, whole genome shotgun sequence:
- the APC gene encoding adenomatous polyposis coli protein isoform X2, translating into MAAASYDQLLKQVEALKMENSNLRQELEDNSNHLTKLETEASNMKEVLKQLQGSIEDEAMASSGQIDLLERLKELNLESTNFPGVKLRPKVSVRSYGSREGSVSSRSGECSPVPMGSFPRRGFMNGSRESTGYLEELEKERSLLLAELEKEEKEKDWYYAQLQNLTKRIDSLPLTENFSLQTDMTRRQLEYEARQIRAAMEEQLGTCQDMEKRAQVRVARIQQIEKDILRIRQLLQSQAVEAERAPQSKHDAGSHDTERQNEGQGAAEISVATSSTGQGSAARMDHETASVMSSSNNYSVPRRLTSHLGTKVEMVYSLLSMLGTHDKDDMSRTLLAMSSSQDSCIAMRQSGCLPLLIQLLHGNDKDSVLLGNSRGSKEARARASAALHNIIHSQPDDKRGRREIRVLHLLEQIRAYCETCWEWQEAHEQGMDQDKNPMPAPVDHQICPAVCVLMKLSFDEEHRHAMNELGGLQAIAELLQVDCEMYGLTNDHYSVTLRRYAGMALTNLTFGDVANKATLCSMKGCMRALVAQLKSESEDLQQVIASVLRNLSWRADVNSKKTLREVGSVKALMECALEVKKESTLKSVLSALWNLSAHCTENKADICAVDGALAFLVGTLTYRSQTNTLAIIESGGGILRNVSSLIATNEDHRQILRENSCLQTLLQHLKSHSLTIVSNACGTLWNLSARNAKDQEALWDMGAVSMLKNLIHSKHKMIAMGSAAALRNLMANRPAKYKDANIMSPGSSLPSLHVRKQKALEAELDAQHLSETFDNIDNLSPKASHRNKQRHKQNIYSEYVLDSSRHDDGICRSESFNAGNMTVLSPYLNTTVLPGSSSSGRGNIENPRSEKERNLDRDRAVGLTTYHPAAENTGNSSKRIGMQISTAAAQIAKVMEEVTSMHIPQEDRSSGSTSEMHCLTEDRNAPRRSATAHTHSNTYFPKSENSNRTCPVPYTKMEYKRASNDSLNSVSSTDGYGKRGQMKPSIESYSEDDESKFCSYGQYPADLAHKIHSANHMDDNDGELDTPINYSLKYSDEQLNSGRQSPSQNERWARPKHIIDDEMKQNEQRQSRNQNVTYPVYTESGDDKHMKYQSPFGQQECVSSFRSRGSNGSDQNRVGSTLGINQKVNQSLCHIDDYDDDKPTNYSERYSEEEQHEEEDRPTNYSIKYNEEEHHVDQPIDYSLKYSTEVPPSQKPSFSFPKTSSVQSTKTDHISSSSGSTSAPSAGSKRQNQLHANSAQSRGGHAQKTASCKTPSINQETIQTYCVEDTPICFSRCSSLSSLSSAEDEIGRDQSTRVTDANNTLQIAELKENSGALSTEGAVSEITSTSQHIRTKSSRLQTSSLSPSDSSRHKAVEFSSGAKSPSKSGAQTPKSPPEHYVQETPLMFSRCTSVSSLDSFESRSIASSVQSEPCSGMVSGIISPSDLPDSPGQTMPPSRSKTPPPAQAVQVKRDVAKGKVPSGEKRDPGPRQAAVNAAVQRVQVLPDADTLLHFATESTPDGFSCSSSLSALSLDEPFIQKDVELRIMPPVHENEHGNEAETEQLGDTKDKQDKKAEKPTEAEKDILDDSDDDDIEILEACIISAMPTKSSRKAKKPSQASAPKIPPPVARKPSQLPVYKLLPSQSRLQSQKHVSFTPGDDMPRVYCVEGTPINFSTATSLSDLTIESPPSELANVDSVGAGAELGEFEKRDTIPTEGRSTDESQRAKSSTLTPPGLDDDKTEEGDILAECINSAMPKGKSHKPFRVKKIMDQIQQASSSLSNKNQPEGEKKKPTSPVKPVPQNNEYRARIRKTTEPKSNINNERSYPENRDTKKQSLKNNSREFNDKLPNNEERVRGSFAFDSPHHYTPIEGTPYCFSRNDSLSSLDFDDDDDVDLSREKAELRKGKEAKETETKDCTNAEQSSNQQSSNRTQVCQKHPTGRSQPKTLSQSTKDIPDRGAATDEKMQKFAIENTPVCFSCNSSLSSLSDIDQENNNNKEGEPAKHAEATDSQMEPNRPQTSGYAPKSFHVEDTPVCFSRNSSLSSLSIDSEDDLLQECISSAMPKKKKPSRIKSESEKNNSRNTGGILAEDLTLDLREIQRPDSEHGFSPDSENFDWKAIQEGANSIVSSLHQAAAAASLSRQASSDSDSILSLKSGISLGSPFHLTPDQEEKPFTSNKGPRILKPGEKSTLESKKVESESRGIKGGKKVYKSIITGKARSNSEVSSQLKQPQQTSVPSISRGRTMIHIPGVRNSSSSTSPVSKKGPPLKNTNSKSPSEGQSLTSSPRGVKSSVKPEPAPVTRQPSGLNQSGSSKGPSRSGSRDSTPSRPQQQPLSRPLQSPGRNSISPGRNGISPPNKLSQLPRTSSPSTASTKSSGSGRMSYTSPGRQMSQQNLTKQTALPKSTSSIPRSESASKGLNQALSSGGSNKKTELSRMSSAKSSGSESDRSERPVLVRQSTFIKEAPSPTLRRKLEESASFESLSPSRPDSPTRSQLQTPVLSPSLPDMSLSTHSTAQTSGWRKLPPNLSPSVEYDGRPAKRHDIARSHSESPSRLLINRSGTWKREHSKHSSSLPRVSTWRRTGSSSSILSASSESSEKAKSEDEKQHGSSLSGHKQSKESQAPAKGTWRKIKENEIPQIMNDPQHSSSGAANGSDSKTLIYQMAPAVSKTEDVWVRIEDCPINNPRSGRSPTGNTPPVIDSVSEKGGVNGKDSKEIQEKQTPGNGGVPVRTIGLENRLNSFFQIDSPDKKGTETKPLQNNPVPAPENNESTVSERTPFSSSTSSKHSSPIGAVAARVTPFNYNPSRRKSSVDNSSARPSQIPTPVNNSTKKRDSKSENPDSSGTQSPKRHSGSYLVTSV; encoded by the exons GTGAGGGTGGCGAGAATTCAACAAATAGAGAAGGACATTCTTCGTATACGGCAGCTTCTGCAATCACAAGCAGTTGAAGCAGAG AGAGCACCTCAAAGCAAGCATGATGCAGGTTCCCATGATACAGAGAGGCAGAATGAAGGtcaaggagcagcagaaatcaGCGTGGCAACTAGCAGTACCGGGCAG GGTTCTGCTGCTCGAATGGACCACGAGACAGCCAGTGTTATGAGCTCTAGTAATAACTATTCTGTTCCTCGCAGACTGACAAGTCATCTGGGTACCAAG GTGGAAATGGTGTATTCGTTGTTATCAATGCTCGGTACTCATGATAAAGATGACATGTCAAGAACATTGCTAGCAATGTCTAGCTCCCAAGACAGCTGCATAGCCATGCGTCAGTCTGGATGTCTTCCTCTCCTCATCCAGCTTTTACATGGCAACGATAAAGACTCTGTCTTGTTAGGAAACTCTCGTGGTAGTAAAGAGGCCCGTGCCAGAGCCAGCGCAGCACTGCATAACATCATTCACTCCCAGCCTGATGATAAGCGAGGCAGACGGGAAATCCGCGTGCTCCATCTTTTGGAGCAGATCCGTGCTTACTGTGAAACATGTTGGGAATGGCAGGAAGCACATGAACAAGGCATGGACCAAGACAAAAACCCAA TGCCTGCTCCAGTGGACCATCAAATCTGTCCTGCAGTATGTGTTTTGATGAAACTTTCGTTTGATGAAGAACACAGGCATGCAATGAATGAGCTTG gaggtTTGCAGGCCATTGCTGAACTGTTGCAAGTGGATTGTGAAATGTATGGACTTACAAATGATCACTATAGCGTTACCTTAAGGAGGTATGCTGGAATGGCTCTGACAAACTTGACTTTTGGAGATGTGGCAAATAAG GCTACATTATGTTCTATGAAGGGCTGCATGAGAGCACTTGTAGCCCAATTGAAATCTGAAAGTGAAGACTTACAGCAG GTCATTGCGAGTGTGTTGAGAAACTTGTCCTGGCGAGCAGATGTAAACAGTAAAAAGACTCTAAGAGAAGTTGGAAGTGTGAAAGCACTGATGGAATGTGCTTTAGAAGTTAAGAAG GAATCCACCCTAAAAAGTGTACTGAGTGCCTTATGGAATTTGTCAGCACACTGTACTGAGAACAAAGCTGATATATGTGCTGTTGATGGTGCTCTTGCATTTCTAGTCGGCACACTGACATACCGGAGCCAAACAAACACTTTAGCCATCATAGAAAGTGGAGGAGGAATATTAAGAAATGTTTCTAGCTTAATTGCTACTAATGAGGACCATAG GCAAATCTTGCGAGAGAACAGCTGCTTACAAACCTTGTTACAACACTTGAAGTCACACAGTTTGACAATAGTCAGTAATGCATGTGGGACCCTGTGGAATCTTTCTGCACGAAATGCAAAGGATCAGGAGGCGCTCTGGGACATGGGAGCAGTCAGCATGCTGAAAAATCTCATTCActcaaaacacaaaatgatAGCCATGGGTAGCGCTGCAGCGCTAAGAAACCTCATGGCAAACAGGCCAGCAAAATATAAGGATGCCAACATTATGTCTCCAGGATCAAGCTTACCTTCTCTTcatgtcagaaaacaaaaggcacTGGAAGCAGAATTAGATGCTCAGCATTTATCAGAGACTTTTGACAACATTGATAACTTAAGCCCGAAAGCATCTCACCGTAATAAGCAGAGACATAAGCAAAATATATACAGTGAGTATGTCCTGGACTCCAGTCGGCATGATGATGGTATATGCAGATCAGAGAGTTTTAATGCTGGTAATATGACTGTACTTTCACCGTATTTAAATACTACAGTATTGCCTGGCTCTTCCTCTTCCGGTAGAGGAAACATAGAAAATCCTCGatctgagaaagagagaaatcttGATAGGGATCGGGCAGTAGGTTTAACTACCTATCATCCAGCTGCAGAGAATACCGGGAACTCCTCTAAGAGAATAGGAATGCAGATTTCTACTGCTGCAGCTCAGATTGCCAAAGTTATGGAAGAAGTAACAAGCATGCATATTCCCCAAGAAGACAGAAGTTCTGGTTCCACTTCTGAAATGCACTGTttgacagaagacagaaatgccCCGAGGAGATCAGCCACTGCCCATACTCACTCCAATACATACTTTCCTAAATCTGAGAATTCAAACAGGACATGTCCTGTGCCTTACACAAAAATGGAATACAAGAGAGCTTCAAATGATAGTTTAAATAGTGTTAGCAGCACTGACGGCTATGGTAAAAGAGGCCAAATGAAACCTTCCATTGAGTCTTACTCCGAAGATGATGAAAGTAAATTTTGTAGTTATGGTCAATATCCAGCTGACTTGGCACATAAGATTCATAGTGCAAATCATATGGATGACAATGATGGAGAGCTAGACACTCCTATTAATTATAGCCTTAAATACTCAGATGAACAGTTAAATTCTGGAAGGCAGAGTCCCTCTCAGAATGAAAGATGGGCAAGGCCTAAGCATATAATAGatgatgaaatgaaacaaaatgaacaaaggCAGTCAAGGAACCAAAATGTAACCTACCCCGTGTACACTGAAAGTGGAGATGATAAACACATGAAATATCAGTCACCTTTTGGACAGCAAGAGTGTGTTTCTTCCTTTAGATCAAGGGGATCCAATGGTTCAGATCAGAACAGAGTAGGCTCAACTCTTGGAATAAATCAGAAAGTAAACCAGTCCTTGTGCCACATTGATGATTATGATGATGATAAGCCAACCAACTATAGTGAACGTTATTCTGAGGAGGAGCAACATGAAGAGGAAGACAGGCCAACTAATTATAGTATAAAGTACAATGAAGAGGAACATCATGTTGATCAGCCTATTGATTATAGTTTAAAATACTCAACAGAAGTTCCTCCTTCTCAGAAGCCATCTTTTAGTTTTCCAAAGACTTCTTCAGTGCAAAGCACTAAAACTGACCATATTTCCTCAAGCAGTGGGAGCACATCAGCCCCCTCAGCTGGTTCAAAGAGACAGAATCAGCTTCACGCAAAttctgcacagagcagaggtgGTCACGCGCAAAAGACTGCCTCTTGTAAAACTCCCTCTATTAATCAGGAAACTATACAAACTTACTGTGTGGAAGATACCCCAATATGTTTTTCAAGGTGTAGCTCTTTGTCATCTTTGTCATCAGCTGAAGATGAAATAGGACGTGATCAATCCACACGTGTGACAGATGCTAACAACACACTACAGATAGCAGAActaaaggaaaacagtggggctCTATCTACAGAAGGTGCAGTAAGTGAAATCACATCAACATCGCAACACATCAGAACAAAATCCAGTAGACTTCAGACTTCTAGTTTGTCTCCTTCTGATTCCTCTAGACATAAAGCTGTTGAATTTTCTTCAGGTGCCAAATCTCCCTCAAAGAGTGGTGCACAAACTCCTAAAAGCCCACCAGAACATTATGTGCAGGAAACACCACTCATGTTCAGCAGATGTACTTCTGTAAGTTCCCTGGATAGTTTTGAAAGCCGTTCAATTGCTAGTTCAGTTCAAAGTGAGCCTTGCAGTGGAATGGTAAGTGGTATTATAAGTCCCAGTGACCTTCCAGACAGCCCTGGACAAACAATGCCTCCAAGCAGAAGTAAAACGCCACCCCCTGCCCAAGCAGTTCAAGTAAAAAGAGATGTAGCTAAAGGTAAAGTACCTagtggagaaaagagagatccTGGTCCTAGACAGGCAGCTGTAAATGCAGCTGTTCAAAGAGTTCAGGTACTGCCAGATGCTGATACGCTATTACATTTTGCCACAGAAAGCACACCAGATGGGTTTTCTTGCTCTTCTAGTCTGAGTGCTCTGAGTCTTGATGAGCCGTTTATACAGAAAGATGTAGAGTTAAGAATAATGCCTCCGGTTCATGAAAATGAACatggaaatgaagcagaaacTGAACAGTTAGGTGATACAAAGGATAAGCAAGACAAGAAGGCGGAGAAGCctactgaagcagaaaaagacattCTGGATGAttctgatgatgatgatattGAAATATTGGAAGCATGTATTATTTCTGCAATGCCAACAAAGTCGTCACGTAAAGCCAAAAAGCCTTCTCAAGCATCTGCTCCAAAAATACCTCCTCCTGTAGCCAGAAAGCCCAGCCAGTTGCCAGTTTACAAACTTTTGCCTTCACAAAGCAGATTGCAATCCCAAAAGCATGTGAGTTTTACACCAGGAGATGATATGCCACGGGTATATTGTGTTGAGGGTACACCAATAAATTTTTCAACAGCTACATCTCTGAGTGATCTCACAATAGAATCGCCCCCGAGTGAGTTGGCCAATGTAGACAGTGTGGGTGCGGGAGCAGAGTTGGGGGAATTTGAAAAGCGAGACACCATTCCTACAGAAGGTAGAAGCACTGATGAGTCTCAGAGAGCAAAAAGCTCAACTCTGACTCCCCCAGGCCTGGATGatgacaaaacagaagagggTGATATTCTGGCTGAGTGCATTAACTCAGCTatgccaaaaggaaaaagtcacaAACCTTTCAGAGTGAAGAAGATAATGGATCAAATTCAACAAGCATCTTCATCTCTAAGTAATAAAAACCAACCAGAAGGTGAGAAAAAGAAGCCAACATCACCAGTAAAGCCTGTTCCCCAAAATAATGAATACAGAGCACGTATAAGAAAAACCACAGAGCCTAAAAGCAATATTAATAATGAAAGAAGCTATCCAGAGAACAGAGACACAAAGAAACAgagtcttaaaaataattcaagagaGTTTAATGACAAATTGCCAAATAATGAAGAGCGTGTAAGAGGAAGCTTTGCATTTGATTCCCCTCATCATTACACACCTATTGAAGGAACTCCCTATTGTTTTTCACGGAATGATTCCCTAAGTTCTTTAGattttgatgatgatgatgatgttgaCCTTTCAAGGGAGAAGGCAgaattaagaaaaggaaaagaagcaaaagaaacagaaactaaaGACTGCACTAATGCGGAACAGTCTTCAAATCAGCAATCAAGTAACAGGACACAAGTTTGTCAAAAACACCCAACAGGCAGAAGCCAGCCTAAAACTTTGTCTCAGTCAACTAAAGATATTCCAGACAGAGGAGCGGCTACAgatgagaaaatgcagaaattcgCTATTGAAAACAcacctgtttgtttttcttgcaattcATCTCTTAGTTCCCTCAGTGATATTGATCaagaaaacaataacaacaaagaaggggaacctgcaaAACATGCTGAGGCTACTGATTCACAGATGGAACCAAACAGACCACAGACTTCTGGTTATGCACCTAAATCATTTCATGTTGAAGATACTCCTGTATGTTTCTCTAGAAACAGCTCTCTGAGTTCTCTTAGTATTGACTCAGAAGATGATCTTTTGCAGGAATGCATTAGTTCTGCTatgcctaaaaagaaaaaaccctcaagaaTAAAgagtgaaagtgagaaaaataattccagaaaTACAGGTGGTATATTAGCAGAAGATTTAACACTGGATTTGAGAGAGATACAGAGGCCAGATTCAGAACATGGTTTCTCACCTGATTCAGAGAACTTTGATTGGAAAGCTATACAAGAAGGTGCAAATTCTATAGTTAGTAGCTTGCATCAAGCTGCGGCTGCTGCATCGCTATCTAGACAAGCTTCATCAGACTCTGATTCTATCCTTTCATTAAAATCTGGTATTTCTCTAGGGTCACCATTTCATCTTACCCCAgaccaagaagaaaaacctttcacTAGTAATAAAGGTCCACGAATTCTTAAGCCAGGAGAGAAGAGTACACTGGAGTCTAAAAAAGTAGAATCTGAAAGTAGGGGAAtcaaaggagggaagaaagtgTATAAAAGTATAATTACAGGAAAAGCTCGCTCCAATTCAGAAGTTTCAAGCCAGTTGAAGCAACCACAACAGACAAGTGTGCCTTCAATTTCACGTGGTAGGACAATGATCCATATTCCAGGAGTTCGAAATAGTTCTTCAAGTACTAGTCCTGTTTCCAAAAAAGGTCCCCCGCTCAAAAACACAAACTCCAAGAGTCCCAGTGAAGGCCAAAGTTTGACTAGTTCTCCAAGAGGGGTCAAGTCATCAGTGAAACCTGAGCCAGCTCCTGTAACTAGGCAGCCATCGGGGTTGAACCAGAGTGGATCAAGTAAAGGACCTTCTAGATCAGGATCTAGAGATTCCACTCCTTCTAGACCTCAACAGCAGCCATTAAGTAGGCCTCTGCAATCTCCGGGCCGAAACTCAATTTCCCCAGGAAGAAATGGTATAAGTCCTCCCAACAAACTGTCGCAGTTGCCAAGGACATCATCTCCTAGCACAGCTTCAACTAAATCTTCAGGTTCAGGTAGAATGTCATATACATCACCAGGCAGGCAGATGAGCCAGCAAAACCTTACAAAGCAAACTGCCTTACCCAAGAGTACCAGTAGTATTCCACGAAGTGAGTCTGCTTCAAAAGGGTTAAACCAGGCTCTCAGCAGTGGTGGATCAAACAAAAAGACTGAACTATCCAGAATGTCATCTGCAAAATCTAGCGGAAGTGAATCTGACAGATCTGAGAGACCTGTTCTTGTTCGTCAGTCCACTTTCATTAAAGAAGCTCCGAGCCCGACTCTAAGACGGAAATTAGAAGAGTCAGCTTCATTTGAATCTCTGTCTCCTTCCAGGCCAGATTCTCCCACAAGGTCCCAACTACAGACCCCAGTTTTAAGTCCATCTCTTCCTGATATGTCTTTATCCACTCATTCAACTGCCCAGACTAGTGGTTGGCGAAAATTACCCCCTAATCTCAGCCCTTCTGTAGAATATGATGGGAGACCAGCAAAACGTCATGATATAGCTCGTTCTCATTCTGAGAGTCCGTCTAGATTGCTGATCAACAGATCAGGAACATGGAAGCGTGAGCACAGTAAGCATTCCTCATCCCTTCCTCGTGTAAGCACTTGGCGAAGAACTGGAAGTTCCTCGTCAATTCTATCAGCTTCTTCAGAATCAagtgaaaaggcaaaaagtgaagatgaaaagcaaCATGGAAGTTCTCTTTCTGGACACAAGCAAAGTAAAGAAAGCCAAGCACCAGCAAAAGGtacttggagaaaaataaaagaaaacgAAATTCCTCAGATAATGAATGATCCTCAGCATTCTTCCTCGGGTGCCGCAAATGGTTCTGATTCCAAAACTCTCATCTATCAGATGGCACCAGCTGTCTCTAAGACAGAGGACGTGTGGGTGAGGATAGAGGACTGCCCAATTAACAATCCTCGATCTGGAAGGTCGCCAACTGGAAATACTCCCCCTGTTATTGACAGTGTTTCAGAGAAAGGGGGTGTGAATGGTAAAGATTCTAAAGAgattcaagaaaaacaaaccccagggAATGGAGGTGTTCCTGTTCGTACCATTGGTTTAGAAAACCGTCTGAACTCTTTCTTTCAAATAGACAGTCCAGACAAGAAAGGCACTGAAACAAAGCCTCTGCAGAATAATCCTGTTCCTGCaccagaaaataatgaaagtacTGTAAGTGAGCGTACACCATTCAGTTCCAGTACCTCAAGCAAACATAGCTCCCCCATTGGTGCTGTTGCAGCAAGAGTGACTCCTTTCAACTACAATCCAAGCCGCAGGAAGAGTAGTGTGGACAATAGTTCTGCTCGGCCATCACAGATACCAACACCGGTAAATAACAGCACGAAGAAACGTGACTCCAAGTCTGAAAATCCAGACTCCAGTGGAACTCAGAGTCCTAAACGTCACTCTGGCTCTTACCTGGTAACCTCTGTTTAA